A stretch of the Archangium violaceum genome encodes the following:
- a CDS encoding SWIM zinc finger family protein codes for MAAAGQKLATERSWQGLGRDGHAAWGECKGSALYQVRIDLSDLATKCTCPSRKFPCKHAVGLLLLTASERLPSGTPPSWVEEWLSKRSANAERKAKREAAGAEGAAPVDTEAKAKRSAERHGRIQKGLEALSLWMEDLVRNGFAGLEAETAMWNTQAARLVDAQAPGLAAQVQQLAALPGSGPDWPKRLLERLGRLSLVTEAWRKLEQLPPPLAADLRSLVGIPLREEEVIAQGERLEDTWVVIGQELEDTERVRAQRTYLLGATSGRTALVLQFAAGAGARFAESFLPGTAFAAELAFWPSAAPQRAMIRERKGEVHPWTQAVPALSLEDLCQRFAEELSRQPFRERMAAMLGQVVPVVDGGRRWWLRDATGAAVRIGPCDRWRLLALSGGHPLEVFGEWDGEEFRPLSVRVEGRLHLMTGGPQ; via the coding sequence GTGGCGGCCGCCGGCCAGAAGCTGGCAACGGAACGCTCCTGGCAGGGGCTCGGCCGGGATGGGCACGCGGCCTGGGGCGAGTGCAAGGGCAGCGCCCTGTACCAGGTGCGCATCGACCTCTCCGACCTCGCCACGAAGTGCACCTGTCCCAGCCGCAAGTTCCCCTGCAAGCACGCCGTCGGGCTCCTGCTGCTCACCGCGTCCGAGCGCCTCCCCTCGGGGACTCCTCCCTCCTGGGTGGAGGAGTGGCTCTCCAAGCGCTCCGCGAACGCCGAGCGCAAGGCGAAGCGCGAGGCCGCCGGAGCGGAAGGCGCGGCTCCCGTCGACACCGAGGCCAAGGCGAAGCGCTCCGCCGAGCGCCACGGCCGCATCCAGAAGGGGCTCGAGGCGCTGTCCCTCTGGATGGAGGACCTCGTGCGCAACGGCTTCGCCGGGCTGGAGGCGGAGACCGCCATGTGGAACACCCAGGCGGCCCGGTTGGTGGATGCTCAGGCTCCGGGGCTCGCGGCCCAGGTGCAGCAGCTCGCGGCGCTCCCCGGCAGTGGCCCCGATTGGCCCAAGCGTTTGCTCGAGCGGCTCGGACGGCTCTCGCTCGTCACCGAGGCCTGGCGGAAGCTGGAGCAGCTCCCGCCGCCCCTCGCCGCGGACCTCCGCTCCCTCGTGGGCATCCCCCTGCGTGAGGAGGAGGTCATCGCCCAGGGCGAGCGCCTCGAGGACACCTGGGTCGTCATCGGCCAGGAGCTCGAGGACACGGAGCGCGTCCGCGCGCAGCGGACGTACCTGCTCGGCGCCACTTCCGGTCGCACGGCGCTCGTCCTCCAGTTCGCGGCCGGCGCCGGTGCTCGCTTCGCCGAGAGCTTCCTTCCCGGCACGGCCTTCGCGGCCGAGCTGGCGTTCTGGCCGAGTGCGGCGCCCCAGCGGGCGATGATTCGCGAGCGCAAGGGCGAGGTCCACCCCTGGACGCAGGCCGTGCCCGCGCTTTCTCTCGAGGATCTCTGCCAACGCTTCGCCGAGGAGCTGTCCCGCCAACCCTTCCGCGAGCGCATGGCGGCGATGCTCGGGCAGGTGGTGCCTGTCGTGGACGGTGGGCGGCGCTGGTGGCTCCGGGACGCCACGGGCGCGGCGGTCCGCATCGGCCCGTGTGACCGGTGGCGGTTGCTCGCGTTGTCCGGAGGCCACCCGCTCGAGGTGTTCGGCGAGTGGGATGGAGAGGAATTCCGGCCCCTGAGCGTCCGCGTGGAGGGCCGCCTTCATCTGATGACCGGGGGCCCCCAGTGA
- a CDS encoding MarR family winged helix-turn-helix transcriptional regulator, translating to MQVIDGTGDPSHADETRPPPLGEVLEFMRLLWAVDHQLRSTSKHMELTLGLTGPQRLVVRLVGRYPGITSGRLAQILHVHPSTLTGVMKRLEKRGYMERRSDPLDARKALFFLTDMGRGLDVSSTGTVEAAVQRAISRMTGAQLAGAQEVLTAIAEELGVDGEKMHPEAVSPALELQAS from the coding sequence ATGCAGGTCATTGACGGAACCGGAGATCCCTCCCACGCGGACGAGACCCGGCCTCCCCCCCTGGGCGAGGTATTGGAGTTCATGCGCCTGCTCTGGGCCGTGGACCATCAACTGAGATCCACCTCGAAGCACATGGAGCTCACGCTGGGGCTGACAGGCCCGCAGCGGCTGGTGGTGCGGCTGGTGGGACGCTACCCCGGCATCACCTCGGGCCGGCTCGCGCAGATCCTCCATGTGCACCCGAGCACGCTCACCGGTGTCATGAAACGCCTGGAGAAGCGTGGCTACATGGAGCGCAGGTCGGATCCGCTCGACGCGCGCAAGGCGCTCTTCTTCCTCACCGACATGGGCCGTGGGTTGGACGTCTCCTCCACGGGGACGGTGGAGGCCGCCGTGCAACGGGCGATCTCCCGCATGACAGGAGCGCAGCTGGCGGGTGCCCAGGAGGTGCTCACAGCGATCGCCGAGGAGCTGGGCGTCGACGGTGAGAAGATGCACCCCGAAGCCGTCAGCCCCGCCCTCGAGCTCCAAGCCAGCTGA
- a CDS encoding DUF5691 domain-containing protein: protein MNELDALTRLATLGTARSPEPGPTSGVEAQALRALEGLPLEKRLLLAAGVRAVARVAGRKLTRLETRDNVAPPDTLEVCPPRVRSVLTELLVSNDGEVLREAFARMALARRRLPPELLPRVLGLKDSALRAAAEPVLGERGQWLSRLNPEWRPASASPASDLAEAERVWTEGNPDERRAALIQARSVDPARARSWLQGTWAQEKAEHRARFLACLDAGLSPEDEALLEPGRKDRAGSVREVARYLLARLPGSAFAQRMAERARTVLVWEKPATLRVQFPARWDAEAERDGLDKPPPGVGQSEHWLIRLLEAIPLRNWESWFEATPTQIVTAAARTDHGVALSEGWALALRLGASSPWAMTLLGFWSRCESKVLDAERAQSLAVSVLEQLPPNERAARTLRVLERAETLPSLDRALALTPAPWPAKLGYTWLQALRELYDPTTRAVALLGAFRQAAIALPPECLPTAAEPFALPAPLHRWNPELHRFQQTVSLRRILHEELKP, encoded by the coding sequence GTGAACGAGCTCGATGCACTGACACGCCTCGCCACGCTCGGCACCGCCCGCTCGCCCGAGCCCGGACCCACATCCGGTGTGGAGGCCCAGGCGCTGCGTGCGCTGGAGGGCCTGCCCCTGGAGAAGCGCCTCCTGCTCGCGGCCGGGGTGCGTGCGGTGGCGAGGGTCGCGGGGCGCAAGCTCACCCGGCTCGAGACGCGGGACAACGTGGCCCCTCCTGACACACTCGAGGTCTGCCCGCCGCGCGTCCGTTCCGTCCTCACGGAGCTCCTGGTGTCGAACGACGGCGAGGTGCTGCGCGAGGCCTTCGCGCGGATGGCCCTCGCGCGTCGCCGCCTCCCGCCGGAGCTGCTTCCCCGGGTGCTCGGGCTGAAGGACAGCGCGTTGCGCGCGGCGGCGGAGCCGGTGCTCGGCGAGCGGGGCCAGTGGCTCTCCCGTCTGAATCCCGAGTGGCGCCCGGCCTCGGCCTCCCCGGCCTCCGACCTGGCCGAAGCCGAGCGCGTGTGGACGGAAGGAAATCCCGACGAGCGGCGCGCGGCGCTCATCCAGGCGCGGAGCGTCGATCCAGCGCGTGCACGCTCCTGGTTGCAGGGCACCTGGGCCCAGGAGAAGGCCGAGCACCGCGCCCGGTTCCTGGCCTGCCTCGACGCGGGGCTCTCCCCGGAGGACGAGGCCCTGCTGGAGCCAGGCCGGAAGGATCGCGCGGGCTCGGTGCGCGAGGTGGCGCGCTACCTGTTGGCCCGGTTGCCCGGGTCGGCCTTCGCGCAGCGCATGGCCGAGCGCGCGCGCACCGTGCTCGTCTGGGAGAAGCCGGCCACGCTCCGCGTCCAGTTCCCGGCCCGGTGGGACGCCGAGGCCGAGCGTGATGGTCTGGACAAGCCCCCTCCCGGTGTCGGCCAGAGCGAGCACTGGCTCATCCGGCTCCTGGAGGCCATTCCCCTTCGGAATTGGGAGAGCTGGTTCGAGGCCACCCCGACGCAGATCGTCACCGCCGCCGCGCGGACGGACCACGGCGTCGCGCTCTCGGAGGGCTGGGCCCTGGCGCTCCGGCTGGGGGCCTCCTCGCCCTGGGCCATGACCCTGCTCGGCTTCTGGTCGCGCTGTGAGTCCAAGGTGCTCGACGCCGAGCGGGCCCAGTCGCTGGCCGTCTCCGTGCTCGAACAGCTCCCTCCCAACGAGCGCGCCGCGCGGACCCTGCGCGTCCTCGAGCGTGCCGAGACCCTTCCTTCGCTCGACCGTGCCCTCGCGCTGACGCCCGCGCCGTGGCCGGCGAAGCTCGGCTACACCTGGCTCCAGGCGTTGCGCGAGCTGTACGACCCGACCACCCGGGCCGTGGCGCTCCTCGGTGCCTTCCGGCAGGCGGCCATCGCCCTGCCTCCGGAGTGCCTCCCGACCGCCGCCGAGCCCTTCGCGCTCCCCGCTCCGCTTCACCGCTGGAACCCGGAGCTCCACCGCTTCCAGCAGACCGTTTCCCTGCGCCGCATCCTTCACGAGGAGTTGAAACCGTGA
- a CDS encoding ATP-binding protein, which translates to MTATALLRQHAEQQYAEELAALARADDRPKPQGWKLSPWAVRTYLLGGQLPDGFKVSAKYIGNARLVEIAVATLATDRALLLYGVPGTAKSWLSEHLAAAISGDSTLMVQGTAGTDEAALRYGWNYARLLAEGPSEGALVPSPVMRAMREGKLARIEELTRMPGEVQDALITLLSEKTLPISELSSEVQARAGFNVIATANNRDRGVNELSSALLRRFNTVVLPVPDSLEQEVEIVEKRVAELGRALALPAEKPAMEEIRRVVTLFRELRSGATTDGATKLKTPSGALSTAEIISVVNGGLAMAGYYGDGVLRAPDMAAGLTGAIVKDPVQDRVVWLEYLKTVVKEREGWKDLYRACMEVL; encoded by the coding sequence GTGACCGCCACCGCTCTTCTCCGCCAGCACGCCGAGCAGCAGTACGCCGAGGAGCTGGCCGCGCTCGCCCGGGCCGATGATCGGCCGAAACCCCAGGGATGGAAGCTCTCGCCCTGGGCCGTGCGCACCTACCTGCTCGGAGGCCAGCTCCCGGATGGCTTCAAGGTGAGCGCCAAGTACATCGGCAACGCGAGGCTGGTGGAGATCGCCGTGGCGACCCTGGCCACCGACCGGGCCCTGTTGCTCTACGGCGTCCCGGGCACCGCGAAGTCCTGGCTGAGCGAGCACCTCGCCGCGGCCATCTCCGGGGACTCGACGTTGATGGTGCAGGGCACCGCCGGCACGGACGAGGCGGCCCTGCGGTACGGCTGGAACTACGCGCGGCTGCTGGCGGAAGGCCCCTCGGAGGGGGCGCTGGTTCCGAGTCCGGTGATGCGGGCCATGCGCGAGGGAAAGCTGGCGCGCATCGAGGAGCTGACGCGCATGCCGGGCGAGGTGCAGGACGCCCTCATCACCCTGCTCAGCGAGAAGACGCTGCCCATCTCGGAGCTGTCCTCAGAAGTGCAGGCCCGCGCCGGCTTCAACGTCATCGCCACGGCGAACAACCGCGACCGCGGCGTGAACGAGCTGTCGAGCGCCCTGCTGCGCCGCTTCAACACGGTGGTGCTGCCCGTGCCCGACTCGCTGGAGCAGGAGGTGGAGATCGTCGAGAAGCGCGTGGCCGAGCTCGGCCGGGCCCTGGCGCTGCCCGCGGAGAAGCCAGCGATGGAGGAGATCCGCCGGGTGGTGACGCTCTTCCGCGAGCTGCGGAGCGGCGCGACGACCGACGGGGCGACGAAGCTCAAGACACCCTCGGGCGCGCTGTCCACGGCGGAGATCATCTCCGTGGTGAACGGAGGCCTGGCGATGGCGGGCTACTACGGTGACGGCGTGCTGCGTGCACCGGACATGGCCGCGGGCCTGACGGGCGCCATCGTGAAGGATCCCGTGCAGGACCGGGTGGTGTGGCTGGAGTACCTGAAGACGGTGGTGAAGGAGCGCGAGGGCTGGAAGGACCTCTATCGCGCGTGCATGGAGGTGCTGTGA